From Paenibacillus polymyxa, the proteins below share one genomic window:
- a CDS encoding carbohydrate ABC transporter permease, producing MYKLKRLLANTIKYGALLLGAFIALLPIVVILFASLKTKAEYAATSPLTPPVNWLNWANYAKAFVDGNMLTGFLNTAFILLISIIGATLTGSMIAYILNRFKFKGKSLMLGAFLLATLIPGVTTQVSTFQIINKLELFNTPWAAILLYLGTDIIAVYIFLQFLDSIAVALDESAMLDGASYLTIYWRIILPLLKPAIVTVIIIKGVNIYNDFYTPFLYMPKTSLQVISTALFKFKGPYGSQWEVISAGIIIAIIPTLVAFLSLQKYIYNGFAQGSVK from the coding sequence GTTCATTGCTCTACTGCCAATTGTTGTGATTTTGTTTGCATCTTTGAAGACGAAGGCTGAATATGCGGCAACCAGTCCTCTGACTCCCCCGGTGAACTGGCTGAACTGGGCGAACTACGCCAAGGCCTTTGTGGATGGAAATATGCTAACCGGATTTTTGAACACAGCCTTTATTTTGCTGATCTCTATCATCGGGGCCACGTTGACCGGTTCCATGATTGCGTATATTTTGAATCGTTTTAAATTTAAAGGTAAAAGTCTCATGCTGGGTGCGTTCTTGCTCGCCACGCTCATTCCGGGGGTGACGACACAGGTATCGACATTCCAGATCATTAACAAGTTGGAGCTGTTTAACACGCCTTGGGCAGCCATTTTACTGTATTTGGGAACCGATATTATCGCGGTGTATATTTTCCTTCAGTTTCTGGATTCCATCGCGGTGGCGCTGGATGAGTCTGCCATGCTGGATGGGGCCTCCTATCTGACCATCTACTGGCGCATTATTTTGCCGCTGCTGAAGCCTGCCATTGTGACGGTAATCATCATCAAGGGTGTTAATATTTACAACGATTTTTACACTCCGTTCCTGTATATGCCCAAAACAAGCCTTCAGGTGATATCGACGGCACTGTTTAAGTTTAAAGGGCCATACGGTTCGCAATGGGAAGTCATTAGCGCAGGCATCATCATTGCGATTATTCCGACGCTGGTTGCATTTTTATCATTACAAAAATATATCTATAACGGATTTGCACAGGGTTCAGTGAAATAG
- a CDS encoding glycoside hydrolase family 130 protein, translated as MSKLNVDLDVGNVRIIGDSLSKMPWQNKPEGSEAPVWRHTENPVIGRNPVPGIARIFNSAVAPYEGRFVGIFRAETINGRPHLHLGWSGDGLAWDIETERLHMVDEEGNEYQPNYAYDPRLVRVEDTYYIIWCTDFYGAALGIAQTKDFKSFVRLENPFLPFNRNGVLLPRKLNGNFMLLSRPSDSGHTPFGDIFLSESPDLVYWGKHRHVMSKGGQGWWQSVKIGGGPAPIETTEGWLMFYHGVTGTCNGLVYSMGVAVLDLDDPSKVKYRSSNFVLTPEEWYEERGFVPNVVFPCATLHDADTGRIAIYYGAADTYVGIAYTTVSDIMKYVIATDEVVADDRESGRM; from the coding sequence ATGAGTAAATTGAATGTAGATTTGGATGTAGGTAACGTACGAATTATAGGAGACAGCTTGTCGAAAATGCCTTGGCAGAATAAGCCGGAAGGCAGCGAGGCTCCGGTATGGAGGCATACTGAAAACCCGGTCATTGGACGAAATCCGGTGCCTGGCATTGCCCGTATTTTCAACAGTGCCGTAGCTCCGTATGAAGGACGGTTTGTAGGGATATTCCGTGCTGAAACGATTAATGGACGCCCGCATTTGCATCTCGGCTGGAGTGGCGACGGGCTGGCTTGGGACATTGAGACAGAGCGTCTGCATATGGTCGATGAGGAAGGAAATGAATATCAGCCTAATTATGCTTACGATCCGCGTCTGGTTCGAGTGGAAGACACGTATTATATCATCTGGTGTACAGATTTCTATGGTGCAGCGCTGGGAATCGCACAAACGAAGGATTTCAAAAGCTTTGTGCGCTTGGAAAATCCGTTCTTGCCGTTTAATCGCAATGGAGTGCTTTTGCCTCGCAAGCTAAATGGAAACTTTATGTTGCTATCCCGTCCGAGCGACAGTGGTCATACTCCGTTTGGTGATATTTTCCTGAGCGAAAGTCCTGACTTGGTGTATTGGGGCAAGCATCGTCATGTAATGAGCAAGGGTGGTCAGGGCTGGTGGCAATCGGTGAAGATTGGTGGCGGACCAGCACCGATTGAGACGACAGAGGGCTGGCTGATGTTCTATCATGGGGTGACAGGCACGTGCAATGGACTGGTATACAGCATGGGAGTAGCTGTTCTTGATCTGGATGATCCGTCCAAAGTCAAATATCGTTCCTCCAACTTCGTGTTGACCCCAGAGGAATGGTATGAAGAGCGTGGCTTTGTGCCAAATGTGGTGTTCCCGTGTGCTACACTGCATGATGCAGACACCGGAAGAATTGCGATTTATTATGGAGCCGCTGATACGTATGTAGGTATCGCATACACGACAGTATCTGACATTATGAAGTATGTCATCGCGACGGATGAAGTAGTCGCAGATGATCGTGAGTCAGGCCGGATGTAG
- a CDS encoding acetylxylan esterase, translated as MPEDMSLQQLQSYMGSNPKPQDFDMYWERALQELERQPLEYTLEPAEFVSPLVECYHLYFTGVGGARVHGKLARPKHLTEQGPALAMFHGYSCDSGDWFDKVSYAAHGFTVLAMDCRGQGGLSEDNLQVQGTTVRGHIIRGIDDPDPDRLYYRNVFLDTVQTVRILMSMEQVDPERIGAFGCSQGGALTVACAALEPRVRVAVPVYPFLSDYKRAWALDATTSAYEELVYYFRWFDPNHVRESEVFHRLGYIDIQHLADRIRGRVLFVTGLSDVICPPSTQFAVYNKIVSDKELLVYHEYGHEYLPYLSDRAMSEFLRL; from the coding sequence ATGCCGGAGGATATGTCTTTACAGCAGCTACAGTCCTATATGGGGAGTAATCCAAAGCCGCAGGATTTTGATATGTACTGGGAACGGGCGCTACAGGAGCTGGAACGACAGCCACTGGAATATACACTGGAGCCTGCCGAATTTGTCTCTCCGCTGGTGGAGTGTTACCATCTGTATTTTACTGGAGTGGGCGGAGCGAGGGTTCATGGGAAGCTGGCTCGTCCCAAGCATCTTACGGAACAAGGTCCAGCCTTGGCTATGTTTCATGGGTATTCCTGCGACAGTGGCGACTGGTTCGACAAGGTGAGTTATGCAGCACACGGATTCACTGTGCTAGCTATGGACTGCCGAGGGCAAGGCGGGCTGTCTGAGGACAATTTGCAGGTTCAGGGAACGACGGTTCGCGGCCATATTATTCGTGGAATTGACGACCCGGACCCGGATCGGTTGTATTACCGCAACGTATTTTTGGATACGGTACAGACGGTGCGCATTCTAATGTCTATGGAGCAGGTTGACCCTGAACGGATCGGTGCATTTGGCTGCTCCCAAGGCGGGGCGCTGACGGTTGCTTGCGCTGCATTGGAGCCTCGTGTCCGTGTGGCGGTACCGGTATATCCGTTCCTGTCGGATTATAAAAGAGCCTGGGCGCTGGATGCAACGACATCGGCCTATGAGGAACTGGTTTATTATTTTCGCTGGTTTGATCCCAATCATGTTCGGGAGAGCGAAGTATTTCACCGTCTAGGCTACATTGACATTCAACATTTAGCAGACCGTATTCGAGGGCGGGTGCTATTCGTGACAGGGCTATCGGATGTGATTTGTCCACCTTCCACACAGTTTGCGGTGTACAATAAAATCGTATCGGACAAGGAATTGCTTGTGTATCACGAATACGGTCATGAGTATTTACCCTATCTGTCAGATCGTGCCATGAGCGAATTTTTGCGGCTGTAG
- a CDS encoding MFS transporter has protein sequence MNFKVVILTIATFTVGLVELIIGGVLPQIAQDLNVSVSTAGQLIMIYALVYAIAGPTLLALTAKIERKRLYLWSMFIFILGSLLAFWSPNYAVLFISRIITAASGSLIVTLSLTIAVKVVSKAYQARVLGVISMGVSSSIVLGIPAGVLIGNAFGWRVLFLIIALLTVVSMIIMHLFMERIPTEHVVPMREQLKSLKNVKVISAHLVTTLTLAGHYTLYAYFTPFLENLMGLNASWVSVAYFVFGLAAVSGGFIGGSLADRFGTAKSILIVVGVFIAVMFLLPFSIHSMYVFVPLLIIWGILSWALSPPMQSYLIENAPESGSIQQSFNFSALQVGIALGSALGGVVIENSESVATNAWVGGAFVIVAFVCGVFSITRAGASQTVRGHHSVS, from the coding sequence ATGAACTTCAAAGTAGTTATTTTAACCATTGCGACCTTTACGGTAGGTCTGGTGGAGTTGATTATCGGTGGCGTGCTGCCCCAGATTGCACAGGATTTGAACGTCTCTGTAAGCACGGCAGGACAGCTTATCATGATCTATGCGCTCGTGTACGCTATTGCTGGGCCGACTTTGTTGGCGTTGACCGCCAAAATCGAACGAAAGCGACTGTATTTGTGGTCGATGTTTATCTTTATTCTGGGAAGTCTGCTGGCTTTCTGGAGTCCGAACTATGCTGTGTTGTTTATATCTCGTATCATTACTGCTGCCAGTGGATCATTGATCGTGACATTGTCGCTAACCATTGCAGTCAAAGTGGTGTCCAAAGCTTATCAAGCCCGCGTTCTCGGTGTAATCTCCATGGGGGTCAGTTCCTCCATTGTGCTAGGCATTCCAGCCGGGGTGCTGATTGGAAATGCGTTTGGCTGGCGGGTGCTATTCCTGATTATTGCCTTGTTGACCGTAGTTTCTATGATCATTATGCACTTGTTTATGGAGCGGATTCCAACTGAGCATGTTGTGCCTATGCGTGAGCAGTTGAAGTCCTTGAAAAATGTTAAAGTAATCAGTGCCCATCTGGTCACTACGCTGACACTGGCGGGACACTACACGTTGTATGCGTACTTCACTCCGTTTTTGGAAAACCTGATGGGCTTGAACGCTTCATGGGTGAGTGTCGCCTATTTTGTCTTTGGATTGGCGGCAGTGAGCGGCGGCTTTATTGGCGGCTCTTTGGCCGACCGATTCGGCACAGCGAAAAGTATTCTCATTGTCGTGGGTGTGTTTATCGCCGTGATGTTCCTGCTGCCGTTCTCGATTCACTCGATGTATGTGTTTGTGCCGCTTCTGATCATCTGGGGAATCCTGAGCTGGGCCTTGTCGCCCCCAATGCAAAGTTATCTTATTGAAAATGCACCCGAATCAGGCAGTATTCAGCAAAGCTTTAATTTCTCTGCACTCCAGGTCGGGATCGCTCTCGGTTCTGCCTTGGGAGGGGTAGTGATTGAGAATAGCGAATCTGTTGCCACGAATGCTTGGGTAGGTGGGGCATTTGTGATTGTTGCTTTTGTCTGCGGCGTTTTTTCGATTACCAGAGCGGGGGCATCGCAGACAGTCAGAGGACACCACTCCGTGTCATAA
- a CDS encoding RAxF-45 family protein gives MNHEMLNNRISQLPIAMAGIVHAFPYNGRSLSNFNHTVVNIARRRLP, from the coding sequence GTGAATCACGAGATGCTGAACAACCGTATTAGCCAGCTGCCGATTGCTATGGCTGGCATTGTTCATGCTTTTCCATACAACGGGAGAAGTCTGTCCAATTTTAATCATACGGTTGTAAACATCGCGAGAAGACGCCTACCTTAA
- the abc-f gene encoding ribosomal protection-like ABC-F family protein, producing the protein MYIVNGQQLKKYHAANLILDGATFDIHKGEKVGLIGRNGSGKTTLLRLIARLSRPDEGQLVIAKDTKIGYLPQIPAEFESFTVYETLAYAYRELKDCRNQMTTLEREMSDLVVAANPELLEKLLQTYASLQERFERNGGYEMDASMDQIADGLGIPKAMYTRNFGSLSGGEKTKIALASQLIGRPDLLLLDEPTNHLDLKGLEWLEQFLQGYAGACVVVSHDRYFLDRVAGKMIELEDGEAFTYYTNYSGYVKEKEERLLLQFEDYKEQQKRIKKMKEAIRRLEEWGRNGDNEKFFKKAASIRKALERMELVKRPVLDPQGAEFHLKLEDRSGRRVLQFEDITKAYGERQILNEATGSLEFGEKVALLGNNGAGKTTLLKLLLGQESVDAGTVQWGARVEYGYLAQQERERDSRATVLAYFKEEAGLEEGEARGQLAKYLFYGADVFKPVSMLSGGEWSRLRLALLVMKKPNLLVLDEPTNHLDIDSREALEEALGTYTGTVLAISHDRYFVNKLAGRVWELENGKLSFYLGGFDEYRAKKRELENAHSQHGADAGVRSASAGRAASGGGSGAGLATPASAASNDAGTAARTGATTGADASRARSGAAGQLGAPDVRSGARGAKSAKPSRPPAVSRERLERAIAAKEAALAATDAELELLGTSSDTARMAELWDVRERLQAELDTLLGEWVELE; encoded by the coding sequence ATGTATATTGTAAACGGTCAACAATTGAAAAAATACCACGCTGCCAATCTGATTTTAGATGGAGCAACGTTTGATATCCATAAGGGAGAAAAGGTGGGGCTCATCGGTCGCAACGGAAGCGGGAAAACCACCCTATTACGCCTAATTGCGCGTTTGTCCCGCCCAGATGAAGGGCAGCTCGTCATCGCCAAGGATACGAAAATCGGCTATTTGCCGCAAATCCCGGCAGAGTTTGAAAGCTTCACCGTATACGAAACGCTGGCTTACGCCTATCGTGAACTGAAGGATTGCCGCAATCAGATGACCACACTGGAACGGGAAATGTCAGATCTGGTTGTGGCAGCGAATCCCGAGCTGTTAGAGAAGCTGTTGCAAACGTATGCTTCTCTACAGGAGCGGTTTGAGCGTAATGGCGGCTATGAAATGGATGCCAGTATGGATCAGATAGCGGATGGGCTAGGTATTCCCAAAGCTATGTATACGCGCAACTTCGGGTCACTTTCAGGCGGAGAAAAAACCAAAATAGCGCTGGCATCACAGCTCATTGGACGACCAGATCTACTGTTGCTGGATGAGCCGACCAACCATTTGGATTTGAAAGGATTGGAATGGCTGGAGCAATTTTTGCAGGGCTACGCAGGTGCGTGTGTGGTTGTATCCCATGATCGCTATTTTCTGGATCGAGTTGCCGGCAAAATGATCGAACTGGAGGATGGCGAGGCCTTTACGTACTATACGAATTACAGCGGCTACGTTAAGGAGAAGGAAGAACGTCTGCTGCTGCAATTTGAGGATTATAAGGAGCAGCAAAAGCGGATCAAAAAGATGAAAGAGGCCATTCGCCGTTTGGAAGAGTGGGGACGCAATGGCGATAATGAAAAGTTTTTCAAAAAAGCAGCCTCAATCCGCAAGGCGCTGGAACGAATGGAGCTGGTGAAGCGACCTGTACTGGACCCTCAAGGTGCGGAGTTTCACCTAAAGTTGGAGGATCGTTCCGGTCGCAGGGTGCTTCAATTCGAGGACATCACCAAAGCCTATGGAGAACGTCAAATATTAAACGAGGCAACAGGCAGCCTTGAATTTGGTGAAAAGGTAGCTTTGCTAGGCAATAACGGCGCGGGCAAAACGACGCTGCTCAAGCTGTTGCTTGGTCAGGAAAGCGTAGATGCAGGCACGGTCCAATGGGGCGCACGCGTCGAGTACGGATATTTGGCGCAGCAAGAGAGAGAACGGGATAGCCGGGCGACGGTGCTTGCTTACTTCAAGGAGGAAGCAGGGCTGGAAGAAGGCGAAGCACGCGGGCAGCTGGCGAAGTATTTATTTTATGGTGCGGATGTGTTTAAACCTGTGAGCATGCTGTCCGGTGGGGAGTGGTCTCGCTTGCGGCTGGCGTTGCTGGTTATGAAAAAGCCGAATTTGCTGGTGCTGGATGAGCCGACCAACCATCTGGACATCGATTCCCGCGAGGCCTTGGAGGAAGCGCTGGGCACCTACACGGGAACGGTGCTAGCCATTTCCCATGACCGCTACTTTGTGAATAAGCTGGCTGGACGCGTGTGGGAGCTGGAAAACGGAAAGCTGTCCTTTTATCTGGGCGGCTTTGATGAATACCGCGCGAAGAAGCGGGAGCTGGAAAACGCCCACTCGCAACACGGAGCGGATGCAGGAGTACGCTCGGCATCTGCAGGTAGAGCCGCATCTGGTGGCGGCTCGGGCGCGGGCCTAGCTACGCCCGCCAGTGCAGCGAGCAATGATGCGGGAACGGCTGCGCGGACAGGGGCGACCACCGGAGCCGATGCGAGCCGTGCTCGCTCCGGGGCGGCAGGTCAATTGGGGGCGCCCGATGTCCGGAGTGGGGCACGCGGAGCGAAGTCCGCGAAGCCGTCCCGCCCACCCGCTGTGTCCCGCGAGCGGTTGGAGCGGGCGATTGCCGCCAAGGAAGCAGCATTGGCGGCGACAGATGCCGAGCTGGAACTGCTCGGCACAAGCAGCGACACAGCACGCATGGCGGAGCTGTGGGACGTGCGTGAGCGACTGCAAGCGGAGCTGGACACGTTGCTCGGCGAGTGGGTTGAACTGGAGTAG
- a CDS encoding ABC transporter ATP-binding protein, with protein MSDSLLEVSQVTKKMGKRYLLDRVSFKLQKGKIYGFIGPNGAGKTTMMRIMTGLMQPTSGSVKIASYDVHTDREKALCKVGAIVESPVFFDYMTGRQVLRNLSRLHSEIAPSDREIHIEELLTKVRLEKRGDDKVKTYSLGMKQRLGIAQSMLGAPELLLLDEPSNGLDPMGMRELRDIVLQLRDSANYAFFISSHLLDELQQMCDELIVIKEGRLVWQGPADQLIKEGQRLEDAFMGLMGL; from the coding sequence ATGTCGGACTCCTTGCTGGAGGTCAGCCAGGTGACGAAAAAAATGGGAAAAAGGTATTTGTTAGATCGTGTTTCCTTTAAGCTTCAAAAAGGAAAGATATATGGATTTATTGGGCCTAATGGGGCCGGTAAAACTACAATGATGCGAATCATGACCGGATTAATGCAGCCAACCAGCGGTTCTGTAAAGATAGCTTCATATGATGTGCACACTGATCGGGAAAAGGCGTTATGCAAGGTAGGGGCCATTGTTGAATCTCCAGTCTTTTTTGATTACATGACAGGTAGGCAGGTTTTGCGCAACTTGTCACGGCTACATTCTGAAATTGCGCCCTCAGATCGGGAGATACATATCGAAGAGTTGCTTACAAAGGTGAGGCTGGAAAAGCGGGGGGATGACAAGGTGAAAACCTACTCGCTGGGAATGAAGCAAAGACTAGGTATTGCGCAGTCCATGCTGGGCGCTCCTGAGCTTCTGCTGCTGGATGAACCGTCCAACGGTCTTGATCCCATGGGGATGAGAGAGCTGAGAGATATTGTGCTTCAGCTGCGTGATTCTGCGAATTATGCCTTTTTTATCTCCAGTCATCTACTGGATGAATTGCAACAGATGTGCGATGAACTCATTGTAATTAAAGAGGGTAGGCTAGTTTGGCAGGGGCCCGCTGATCAGCTGATAAAGGAAGGCCAACGTCTGGAGGATGCCTTTATGGGATTAATGGGACTATGA
- a CDS encoding ABC transporter permease, producing the protein MKLLVYSEFERLWRRKWFWLMVLCTPMLACSTGVYFLRTMKIPVEVLSLNFVVTGLRENLFLACNIAVAVLAAAVYTEEFRSGQLRLLFMRRFTRGQIFWGKLLVLNTSILLLLMAFAVSSQVIVEVWTLSYDISDAGLSGSQGLQMLEYYGWALASLLAISSFYCFVAMYSKSVTYAIGFCMVYNLGSLLFDSLYLKLAALVSHIPYLYNVIAFMIVPYMQHTGLDRSLMGNLSVNRAIITVVSLYLIFFTWGAYRRFVTDDYLY; encoded by the coding sequence ATGAAGTTATTAGTATACAGCGAGTTCGAGAGATTATGGAGACGAAAGTGGTTCTGGCTCATGGTATTATGTACACCAATGCTAGCCTGTTCGACAGGAGTATATTTCTTGCGCACGATGAAGATTCCTGTAGAGGTATTATCCCTAAACTTTGTCGTTACGGGTCTGCGTGAGAATTTGTTTTTAGCATGTAATATAGCTGTGGCTGTTTTAGCGGCTGCTGTATACACAGAGGAATTTCGAAGCGGGCAACTGCGTTTGTTGTTTATGCGCCGATTTACCCGCGGTCAGATTTTCTGGGGTAAGCTGTTGGTTTTGAATACTTCTATCTTGCTTCTTCTCATGGCATTTGCAGTATCCTCGCAGGTGATCGTTGAAGTATGGACTCTTTCATATGATATAAGTGATGCGGGACTGTCTGGATCTCAGGGACTACAGATGCTTGAATACTATGGTTGGGCACTTGCCTCATTATTGGCAATAAGCTCCTTTTACTGCTTTGTCGCGATGTACAGTAAGAGTGTAACGTATGCAATCGGTTTTTGTATGGTATACAATCTGGGCTCACTGTTGTTTGATTCATTGTATTTAAAATTGGCCGCTTTGGTTTCTCATATCCCCTACTTATACAATGTGATTGCATTTATGATTGTTCCATATATGCAGCATACAGGACTAGATAGGTCCTTAATGGGGAATTTGTCTGTGAATAGAGCGATTATCACCGTTGTTAGTCTATATCTTATCTTTTTTACTTGGGGGGCTTACCGCCGGTTTGTGACCGATGATTATCTGTATTAG
- a CDS encoding ABC transporter permease — translation MLGIWRSEMERIWNRKSSLLLYIAYILIVIAIIWSHKVTGTKVLRFGEGTVVVNNLNLPWLMMSEVALFLITAILPILYVDQLSGDLYSGAYRLYVLRPYRRFQFWLAKLLALSAITVIFMGTSLLIGVIAGWLFFPHSSTFFKYGSSVASFRSDAIPYILGFYLVLTLVCLVKLMLSSVVCLFVSRPLFAYIVILILSVFLFELFRPLIMLMDPFREILLALRIDNSFEFWMCAGGMIIACMIISFTRWQKKIV, via the coding sequence GTGCTAGGAATATGGCGAAGTGAAATGGAACGAATTTGGAATCGCAAATCCAGTCTTTTATTATATATAGCCTATATATTAATCGTGATCGCAATTATATGGAGCCATAAAGTAACGGGTACGAAGGTCTTACGTTTTGGTGAAGGAACTGTGGTCGTAAATAATCTCAATCTGCCGTGGCTGATGATGAGTGAGGTTGCTTTATTTCTCATTACAGCAATCCTGCCCATTCTGTATGTGGACCAATTAAGCGGGGATCTCTATTCTGGAGCCTATAGGCTATATGTGTTACGACCGTATCGACGTTTTCAGTTTTGGCTTGCCAAGTTGCTAGCACTATCAGCCATAACGGTCATTTTTATGGGGACAAGCTTGCTTATAGGTGTAATCGCTGGATGGTTGTTTTTTCCGCACAGCTCTACTTTTTTTAAATATGGGTCATCCGTTGCCTCTTTCCGGTCGGACGCTATACCCTACATACTTGGGTTTTATTTGGTATTAACGCTGGTTTGTCTGGTAAAGCTCATGTTGAGTAGCGTTGTGTGTTTGTTTGTGTCACGGCCGTTATTTGCTTATATAGTGATTCTTATCTTATCCGTATTTCTCTTCGAGTTGTTTAGGCCACTCATTATGTTAATGGACCCATTTCGAGAAATATTGCTTGCTCTAAGGATTGACAACTCATTTGAATTTTGGATGTGTGCAGGAGGAATGATTATAGCCTGCATGATTATTAGTTTTACACGATGGCAAAAGAAGATTGTTTAG
- a CDS encoding ABC transporter substrate-binding protein → MWNGVKRLSALAAILLLTIVVSACNKGDASGKVQIEFFQNKPEAKGSFDKLIAQFNQEHPGIEVTQVNPPEAETVLLTRVVKNDVPDIVGLGATDTYSILAQSGIFTDLANTELPRTVDPIYLKMLKDVTGVDPVYGIPYAANANGVMYNKKLFREMGLQVPKTWDELIATAQKIKAAGKIPFYFTYKDDWQTNLPFNALGPNLVGIDFFLQRRENQVTFQDKYREVAEKQLELLKYGHSDNFGKNYADGNRAFANGQGLMYIQGSWAISEIRKANPKVELGFFPFPTGNDAKAVKLVSGIDTLLAVSESTPHKKEAEEFIAFLLKPENSKQYITEQTLFSAVKGVTQDDPSVAELLPYFKSGRVIDFADHYIPKAVQLNSIVQAFLQNGDIDAYLAKLDREWNKVANRR, encoded by the coding sequence ATGTGGAATGGGGTCAAAAGGCTGTCTGCACTAGCGGCGATCCTGCTGCTAACGATCGTTGTAAGCGCATGCAATAAGGGCGACGCTTCAGGCAAGGTGCAAATTGAGTTTTTCCAAAATAAGCCGGAGGCTAAGGGTTCATTCGATAAGCTGATCGCTCAATTCAATCAGGAGCATCCTGGTATTGAAGTGACACAGGTTAACCCGCCAGAGGCAGAAACGGTGCTATTGACACGGGTTGTCAAAAACGATGTACCTGACATTGTGGGGCTTGGGGCCACAGATACCTACTCCATTTTGGCGCAAAGCGGTATTTTTACGGATCTGGCAAATACAGAATTACCACGTACGGTGGACCCGATTTACCTCAAAATGCTTAAGGATGTGACCGGGGTCGATCCTGTGTATGGAATTCCTTATGCTGCGAATGCGAATGGTGTGATGTACAACAAAAAGCTTTTTAGGGAAATGGGATTACAGGTGCCCAAAACGTGGGATGAACTGATTGCAACAGCGCAAAAAATCAAGGCTGCTGGCAAGATCCCATTCTATTTTACATATAAAGATGATTGGCAAACGAACCTCCCTTTTAATGCACTGGGTCCAAATTTGGTGGGTATTGATTTTTTCCTGCAACGGCGTGAGAATCAGGTCACCTTTCAGGACAAGTACCGCGAGGTTGCGGAAAAGCAGCTGGAGCTGCTGAAATACGGACATAGTGATAACTTTGGCAAAAACTATGCTGACGGGAACCGTGCTTTCGCTAACGGGCAGGGACTGATGTACATTCAGGGCTCGTGGGCTATATCTGAAATCCGCAAAGCTAACCCGAAAGTGGAACTCGGATTTTTCCCGTTCCCCACAGGGAATGACGCCAAGGCGGTCAAGCTGGTGTCTGGGATAGATACGCTATTGGCTGTTTCGGAAAGCACCCCGCATAAAAAGGAAGCTGAAGAGTTCATTGCCTTCCTATTGAAGCCGGAGAACAGCAAGCAATACATTACGGAACAAACGTTGTTTTCAGCGGTGAAGGGAGTCACGCAGGATGACCCGAGTGTGGCGGAGCTATTGCCGTATTTTAAGTCAGGCCGTGTCATTGATTTCGCCGATCACTATATTCCCAAAGCCGTCCAATTGAATTCTATTGTGCAGGCCTTCCTGCAAAACGGAGACATCGACGCCTATCTGGCCAAACTCGACCGGGAATGGAATAAGGTGGCTAACCGCCGATAG
- a CDS encoding carbohydrate ABC transporter permease, translated as MNKRLTTFYWMTVPAVLLFFIFLTLPALQGFYYSLTNWNGFGHQYHFVGFKNYINLFQDDNVGNAYWFTFKFAIVVTIAINILSLLIAMGLNAKIRFRNFFRGIYFLPNILSVLIVGYIFNYLFSNVFTIWGQNLRISSLSTNILGSEQLAWVGVVIVAVWQGIAFNTILYLAGLQTIPTSLYEASNLDGAGKWREFWSITFPLIAPFFTINMVLAMKNSLMVFDQIVALTNGGPGRATQSISHLIYTGGFRGGEFAYQSANSVIYFIVIAIISILQLRFLQRREMDN; from the coding sequence ATGAATAAGCGACTAACGACTTTTTACTGGATGACAGTACCGGCGGTGCTATTGTTTTTTATATTTTTGACCTTACCTGCCTTGCAGGGATTTTACTATTCGCTCACTAATTGGAACGGATTCGGACATCAGTATCACTTTGTCGGATTTAAGAACTATATTAATTTGTTTCAGGATGACAATGTGGGCAATGCTTACTGGTTTACTTTCAAATTTGCGATTGTGGTTACCATTGCGATTAATATTCTCAGCTTGTTGATTGCCATGGGGCTGAACGCTAAAATACGTTTCCGTAATTTCTTTCGAGGAATTTATTTTTTGCCTAATATTTTGAGCGTATTAATTGTAGGTTACATATTTAATTACCTGTTCTCGAATGTGTTTACGATTTGGGGACAAAATCTGCGCATCAGTTCACTATCGACCAACATCCTGGGTAGCGAGCAGTTGGCTTGGGTGGGGGTGGTCATTGTAGCCGTATGGCAGGGCATTGCCTTTAATACGATCCTCTATCTGGCAGGGCTGCAAACAATTCCGACCAGTCTGTATGAGGCATCCAACCTGGACGGTGCAGGTAAATGGCGTGAATTCTGGAGCATTACCTTTCCGTTGATTGCTCCATTTTTTACGATCAATATGGTATTGGCGATGAAAAATTCCCTAATGGTATTCGATCAGATCGTGGCCTTGACGAACGGCGGACCGGGACGGGCCACGCAGTCGATTTCTCATCTGATATACACCGGAGGCTTTAGAGGAGGAGAATTTGCCTATCAGTCAGCTAACTCTGTGATTTACTTTATTGTGATCGCGATCATTTCCATCTTACAGCTGCGATTCCTCCAGAGAAGGGAGATGGATAACTGA